A part of Gossypium hirsutum isolate 1008001.06 chromosome A07, Gossypium_hirsutum_v2.1, whole genome shotgun sequence genomic DNA contains:
- the LOC107926586 gene encoding protein MICROTUBULE BINDING PROTEIN 2C, which translates to MFEPQRFVNLQENSNFGDPKSFLSGDNRNIMNGNSSPTHLPAHSSLTYSNANLDRVLYNDLVEMIPLVQSLIERKPSSSFTRRGSMIYTKTPSRESLSGNVTDMKGRNGAQSIPMRKKKDKVDKNGSNNQDGDDCSIFSSEALATEKENEELISLRKQVEDLQKKLLEKDELLKSAELSKNQINDVRAELGKLKRDAAEKDSLIKSIQLQLSDAKIKLADKQAGLEKTQWEAMTSKQKVEELQNNIDSMQGEFSSFMLLLNGLTKNNPTTHADDYDLEPYPLDPLPCMDDVNDEELQKMEEARQAYIAAVAATKKKQDEESLAAAASARLYLQSSLFRSESME; encoded by the exons atgtttGAGCCTCAACGTTTCGTAAATTTACAAGAGAATTCGAATTTCGGAGACCCCAAATCCTTTCTTTCAGGTGATAATCGCAACATCATGAACGGCAACTCCTCCCCGACTCACCTTCCAGCTCACTCTTCACTCACTTACTCTAACGCCAATCTGGATCGCGTCCTCTACAACGATCTCGTCGAGATGATCCCTCTTGTTCAATCCCTCATC GAGAGGAAACCAAGTAGTTCATTTACAAGGCGTGGTTCGATGATATACACCAAGACCCCTTCAAGGGAATCCTTATCTGGAAAT GTTACCGATATGAAAGGGAGGAATGGAGCTCAGTCAATTCcaatgagaaagaaaaaagataaagTCGACAAGAATGGTAGTAATAATCAAGATGGTGACGACTGCTCAATATTTTCCTCAGAGGCTTTGGCAACagaaaaagagaatgaagagTTAATTTCATTGAGGAAACAAGTGGAGGATCTGCAAAAGAAGTTGCTAGAGAAAGATGAACTTTTGAAATCAGCAGAGCTTTCAAAGAACCAGATCAATGATGTTCGTGCTGAACTTGGTAAATTGAAGCGAGATGCTGCAGAAAAGGACTCTTTAATCAAGTCTATTCAGTTGCAACTCTCTGATGCCAAG ATTAAACTTGCAGACAAGCAGGCTGGCCTGGAAAAGACACAGTGGGAAGCAATGACATCGAAGCAAAAGGTGGAGGAGCTGCAAAATAATATTGATTCCATGCAAGGAGAATTTTCATCATTTATGCTGTTGTTAAATGGTTTAACAAAGAATAATCCCACTACACATGCTGATGATTATGATTTAGAACCATACCCTTTGGATCCTCTCCCTTGTATG GATGATGTAAATGACGAGGAGCTGCAGAAAATGGAAGAAGCAAGGCAAGCTTATATTGCTGCTGTTGCTGCTACAAAAAAGAAGCAAGATGAAGAATCCCTTGCTGCTGCAGCCAGTGCAAGGTTATATCTTCAATCATCTCTTTTCAGATCAGAAAGTATGGAATAA